Genomic DNA from Heteronotia binoei isolate CCM8104 ecotype False Entrance Well chromosome 8, APGP_CSIRO_Hbin_v1, whole genome shotgun sequence:
CATAGTCTACCCTGATGGCTTTGGGAAAGCACCAATGAGTTGTGGACTTTCTTCCATGGAGCATACCCTGACTTGAAATCTTCTTACCAGTTTAGACTGCAAACTCACATACTCCCAAGAACTGAGACGAGAAATCTAACCATCTCATAGTCTGTCTGAGGTCTATTGCTGCGTCTTTCTGTCTTCAACGGCCTGCCCTGATATTCCAGAAGCAACCTTGCCTTATCTATCATGCCTTGCTTTCAGATCAAGATTTGAACCATTGTTGGTCTAATCCTATTGTTCTAATCTTTCCAAACAAATTGGGAGAGAGTTGCACAGAAATGGTCCAACAGGGGCTATTAGACAACGGGTATTAtcggaactctttgtctggggcaatgatgctctgtattcttggtgcttggtgggggcacagtgggagggcttctagtgtcctggctccactagaatcgtagaatcatagagttggaagggacctccagggtcttctagtccaagccctgcacaatgcaggaaactcacaaacccctccccctaaattcacaggatcttcattgctgtcagatgatcgtgtagcctctgtttaaaaacctctaaggaaggagagcccaccacctccccaggaggaagcctgttccaatgaggaaccgctctaaacttacaaacacctccccctaaattcacaggctcttccttgctgtcagatggccctctagcctctgtttaaaaacctctaaggaaggagagcccaccacctcacgaggaagcctgttccactgaggaatcgctctactggtcaggaagttcttcctaatgttgagccggaaactcttctgatttaatttcaacccactggctctggtcctaccttcttgggccacagaaaacaattccacaccatcctttatatgacagcctttcaagtacttgatgatggtgatcatatcacctctcagccacatcttctccaggctaagcatccccagctccttcaacctttcctcataggacttggtctccagacccctccccattttcatcgctctcctctggacccattccagcttgtctatatccttcttaaaatgtggtgccccaaactgaacacaatactccaggtgaggtcttaccagagcagagtaaagcgaaaccatcacttcacgtgatctggacactatacttttaccaacttgtcaacaaggatagtatgtggaaccttctcaaaagccttactgaaatcaagataaacaatgtcttcagcattctcctgatccagctaGCTAGTCACTTTCTCTAAAAAGAGATCagcttagtctgacatgacttgttcttgagaaaaccatgctggctcttagaaatcacatccattctttctaaatgttccaggatcgaCTGTTTGATGGctctcctgacggcacctggttttttgaccactgtgtgacacagagtgttggactggattggccattggcctgatccaacacggctagtcttatgttcttaagtctggggcagtgatgctctgtattcttggtgtttgggggagaagagcagtgggagggcttctagtgccttggccctactgatggaccttctgatggcacctggttgtttttggcccctgtgtgacatagagtgttggactgtattggccattggcctgatacaacatggcttctcttatgttcttaagtctggggtagtgatgctctgtattcttggtgcttgggggggcggggggtacagtggaagggcttctagtgtcctggccccactgatggacctcctgatggcatttggtgtggatttttttggccactgtataacaCAAAGTGTtgaacaggatgggccactggcttgatccaacatggcttctcttatgttcttatggttccaCTACAAAGACAGCTCATCTGAAGCTATTTATTTGTTGAAGGAGGTCCATGTCATAAGTGATGTTATTTATTCCTGGTGCTAGGCGGGgcccacaatgggagggcttctagtgtcctggctccactggtggacctcctagtggcacctgttttttttttgtccactctgtgacacagagtgttgggctggatgggccattggcctgatccaacatggcttctcttatgctcttatgtgacacagaatgttggactggaggggccataggcctgttccaacatggcttctcttatgttcttatgtgacacagagtgttggactggatgggtcactggcctgatccaacagggcttctgttatgttcttatgtgacatagagtgttggactggatgggccattggcctgatccaacatggcttctcttatgttcttatgtgacacagagtgttggactggatgggccattggcctgatccaacatggcttctcttatgttcttatgtgacacagagtgttggactggatgggccattggcctgatccaacagggcttctgttatgttcttatgtgacacagaatgttggactggaggggccattggcctgatgcaacagggcttctgttatgttcttatgtgacacagagtgttggactggatgggccattggcctgatccaacatggcttctcttatgttcttatgtgacacagagttggactggatgggccattggcctgatccaacagggcttctgttatgttcttatgtgacacagaatgttggactggatgggccattggcctgatccaacagggcttcccttctgttcttatgtgactcagagtggtaTGGCCCAATGGGTGAAACTGGTGCAAGCGTGCTTACCTGCCGCACACAAACAGTGGCcttggctcagcggcagagcatctgcttggcatgcagaaagtcccatgttcaatccctggcatctccagttgaaaggtgGTAAGTGACGTGGAAAACTCCATATGAGACCTTGGAGAGGAGCTCTCACTAGAATCCCCTCTGTATTCTGTGCTCATCATGGCACAGCTTGGTGGTGGTGCCGGGCCCATGAGTGGTCCGCTTGGCTACACCGAGGATAAGGGCCATCTGCATCTTGGCCACATCCTGTTAGAATGCCTCAATGGatgatgttaagaacataagaatataagataagccatgttggatcaggcaatgacccatccagtccaacactgtcacactgtggccaaactccccccccctcccccaaaaaaccccaggtgccatcaggaggtccatcagtgggtccaggacaccagaagccctcccactgttgcccccctccctccaagcaccaagaatacagagcatcactgccccagacagagagttccaacaatacgctgtggctaacagtaactgatggacctctgctccagatgtttatccaatcccctcttgaaactgtctatgcttgtacccgccaccacctcctgtggcagtgaattccacatgttaatcaccctttgtgtgaagaaggacttccttttatccgttctaacctgactgctcagcaatttcatggagtgcccacaagttctcgtattgtgagaaagggagaaaaatatttctttttctaccttctctatcccatgcataatcctgtaaacctctatcatgtcatccctcagtcgacatttcttctTGGATCTCCACTGATAAAAGGGAAAGAGCAACACTCCAAGGTGCAATAATTACCGGTAGCTCTTTTGTGAAGTTGGAATCTTTCGTACACTGTAGATTCTAAATATGTGTGTTATTTTTCGAATCTGCATATAGTGTTCTCAGCCGGTTCTTATACAGCTCTAGTTTGTAGATGTTATGTATTTTTGTAAGGACATTATACGATTTATACAAGTAGCACTTTATTGAATATTTCATTGTAAACAGATTAGATATTTTAGAGCATTTGTGCTGTGAGCTTTTGCTTTTGTACCAGTGTTAGGCAATggcagcagaaacacacaggcatCTTGGAACACTTCAAAAGATAACAAAATGTTATAATTGCATAAGTTATCCCCACCTCCTTCCAGTGAGAAAAAGAGTGTGTGTTGTGTACTCTTCCTTATGGCTATTGTTTCATTCTTTTTAGTCGTATGCCTTTCTTGCTGTCTTAATTCTTGACTTTGGCTTGCTGACTTAATTCTTGCTCATGTTTTGGTACCCACTTCCCTTTGTCTCTGTTCAGCTCTGTCTTCCTCACTGCTTCAATATGTTCCAcgatagcaggggtggccaacggtagctctccagatgttttttgcctacagctcccatcagccccagccagcatggctaatggctggggctgatgggagttgtaggcaaaaaacatctggagagctaccattggccaccgctGCACTATAGCAAAATAATGATCCAGTAAATAGTACAGTTCACAGCGTTCTAAAGCTACAGAGCTCTCAGGGGGAACACGAAAAGTCTCTCACTTGCCCCAACTTGTAGTGTGATGAAAACACAGAGGCTTCTTCTGACCTCCCACAATGTTCTTCAGGGCCCCCTTCACCTCCTTGTTGCGGAGGCTGTAGATGAGGGGGTTCAGCATGGGGGACACCATGCAATACATGATGGAGACCAAAGTGTCAGTCTCCAAAGAGTAACCAGCGCTTGAACGGTTGTAGTTCACCAGTGCATTTCCATAGTAAATGACGACAACGAGTAGGTGAGAACCGCAGGTGGAAAAAGCTTTGTGTTTCCCAGTGGTGGAACGGATCTTCAAGATGGAGGACAGAATTAAGGAGTAGGAGAGAAGGATGAAGAAGAAGGGTCCTCCAGCCACAATATAGCTTGCTATGTGGACTGTTATTTCATTGACATGTGCATCATTGCAAGCAATTTTCAGGAGTGGGGGGATATCGCAGAAGATGTGATCAATCTGGTTGACTCCACAAAAGGACAACATGGTGCTGAGCATTGTTTGAAGAGTGGAGTTTAGAGCACCCCAGATCCAAGTGGCCAAGGCTAGGATGGTGCACACCTTGGGGCTCATGAGGCGGGAGTAATGCAAAGGTTTACAGATGGCAGCATAGCGATCACAGGCCATGACAGCCAGCAGCGCAGCCTCTGCCCCCGTGAAAGAGAGCAGGAAGAACATCTGGGCCATGCACTGGTTGTAGGAGATGGTCTGTCGCTGGCGCAAGAAGTTCACCAGGATCTTGGGGACCGTGACGGAGGAGATGCAGATATCTAGGAAGGAGAGATGGCTGAGGAAGTAATACATGGGGGTACGGAGGCTGGGATCCAGTTGAATCAGAGTAAATATCATGAGGTTCCCCAGCACGGTGACCAAGTAAATGGCTAGGAATGGCAGGAAGAGGTAGATGTGCCTGTTTGGAATGCCGGAGAAACCCAGGAAGACAAACTCCACCACTGGCGTCTGGTTCCTCCCTCCCATTGAGAGTTCAGAACTCACCTGCAAGGAAAAAGAATCCACTGAGAGAAGACATATTGCAAATTGTCATGTGGAAGAAATGGGGCTCTTGGAATAATATCCCATTTGGACACTGGAGGTGTTACTGATCTATGACTTCTCCTGTGGTTTTTGCCTCCTAGCTCATCTAAATCTGCTGTCTCCAGCGTCCCTGATTCTATCCTCAGTACCAAAGAGACAAGGTCTCTTCTGTGTCCTCCTCACCCTGAGACTTTCATACAGCTGGTCTGTCTTGCTTGAGGAGTAAGGGTTTCATGACCTTCTCCTCAGCTGGTTCTCCTCCTATCTGTAATGGTTACACACTATTTGAAGGGGGGTGGGCATCcaccttttttttgtttgtctgtttgtttctGGGTTGCTCCCAGAGATCTGGCCCTTTCCTTTCAATGCTTTCATCATGCACTGGGTCTAGATTTGATGGAGTGTGAAcatagatgaacatatgaacctatgaagctgccttatactgaatcagaccctccttggtccatcaaagtcagtcttgtctcctcagactggcagctgctctccagggtctccagctgagttttttcacgcctacttgcctggacccttattagttggagatgccggtgaGTGAagcggggaccttctgcttaccaagcagattctctaccactgagccagtgtCCCTCCCAAAATTAGTGCACACAAAAGCCTATATCCAGAATTAAGCAAAAAAGAATGAGAGGGTTTGGCCAGAAATAATGACAAAAACATGAACACACAAGAGAAGCCGCGACCACTCACAAGCAGGGATCTGGACTTAACCCTGGTCCCGTTTGTGGCACCGTGGGGAGGGGTAAGAGGAAAGGCAGCCTTTTGCtgggtggagggggcggggccagaGCAAGCCTGGGAAGCAGGGGCTCACCCCAACCTGCTGCTGGCCCTAGGGGCTGTCTCTGGGGTGGGTTGGAGGGCAGGGGTGACCAGCAGCTACTTAGGCACAGTGCAGCCTCCTCCTGCCCTCTTTGGCCATCTGATTGCTTGGTTGGAGACTCTGTGAATGCTCTGTTTCGCACCACGTGCTTGGGGAAGGGTCGCTTGCTGGAGAAGAAAGAAAGCCGGGCTGTCCCAAGACCAACCAGAGCCGAGACTCGAAACGAGCAGGGTGGAGGAGCAGCGGATCCTCAAAGGATGAATCCTATTGAGGCTTGGTGTGCTCTTGGTTAGCCCGGTCaatcccttcccccttttccttcctttccagctTCTGCAGGTGTGCTCCATAACCAGAGTGAGCTCCTGGCATGcggtgccggattaaaccctgtggaggtttcccccctaggcagtcaaaatcttgggggcccccttgcaaatgatctcagagtcggagcacccgccccaccgcCAATggccccccccctgcagcctgcaggccccttctcaaaagcccctctgacaaagctgcaggggagaggcagggagaggcaaacttggattAGCCTGGAATCAACCTGCCTCAGGGGTTGGAGGTGCCTTGATATCTCTGCATGCCAGGGATTTCTAAATGTCTGGAGAAATATAACTGGGATGAGCTTCATTAAAAGCAAGCACAGGCATTGGGGCAGTGATAACAAAAACTACAACCATTCCTtggcagagagagccagtttggtgtagtggttaagtgtgtggactcttatccggcggaatcgggtttgattccccgctcctccccttgcagctgctggaatggccttgggtcagctagagctctcttatgtgggagaaccaggtttgattcccaactcctccacttgcagctgctggaatggacttgtgtcagccagagctctcttatctgggagaaccgggtttgatacccccctcctccacttgcagctgctggaatggccttgggtcagccagagctctcttatctgggagaactgggttttattccccactcctccacttgcacctgctgggatgtccttgggtcagccagagctttcttatctggaagaatagtgtttgatttcccactcctccacttgcagctgttggaatggccttgggtcagccatggctctcttatctgggagaaccgggttggattccccactcctccacttgcagctgttggaatgtccttgggtcagccagagctttcttatctgggagaatagggtttgattcccccctcctccacttgcagctgctggaatggccttgggtcagccagagctctcttatctgggagaactgggttttattccccactcctccacttgcacctgctgggatgtccttgggtcagccagagctttcttatctgggagaatagtgtttgatttcccactcctccacttgcagctgttggaatggccttgggtcagccatggctctcttatctgggagaaccgggttggattccccactcctccacttgcagctgttggaatgtccttgggtcagccagagctttcttatctgggagaatagggtttgattcccccctcctccacttgcagctgctggaatggccttgggtcagccagagctctcttaactgggagaaccaggtttgattcccccctcctccacttgcagctgctggaatggcgttgggtcagccagagctctcttatctgggagaaccaggtttgattcccccctcctccacttgcagctgctggaatgttctttggtcagccagaggtctcttatatgggagaactgggtttgattccccactcctccacttgcatctgctgggatgtccttgggtcagccagagctctcttatctgggagaatagggattgatttcccactcctccacttgcagctgctggaatggtctctggtcagccatagctctcttatctgggagaaccgggtttgattccccactcctccacttgcagctgctgggatgtcaatgggtcagccagagctctcttatctgggagaatagggtttgatttcccactcctccacttgcagctgctggaatggccttgggtcagccagaggtcccttatcttggagaaacgggtttgattccccactcctccccttgcagctgctggaacggccttgggtcagccatagctctggcagaggttgtccttgaaagggcagtctcTGTCAAAGATCTTGCaaccccattcacctcacagggtgtctgttgtgggaggagaagatataggagattgtaagccgctctgagtctctgattcagggagaagggcagggtataagtctgcaattaagaacataagagaagccatgttggatcaggccaacggcccatcaagttcaacactctgtgtcacacagtggcaaaaaatttttatatacacacatacactgtggctaatagccactgatggacctgtgctccatatttttatctaaacccctcttgaaggtggctatgcttgtggccgccaccacctcctgtggcagtgaattccacatgttaatcaccctttgggtgaagaaggacttccttctatccattttaacctttctgctcagcaatttcatcgaatgcccacgagttcttgtattgtgagaaaggtagaaaagtacttctttctcttcctcttcttcttcaacagacTCCTATTTAAAGTCCTCTTAGTACTTCAGGTTTCTTATACCTATGAACCACCCTGTCGTACAGCTGAAATTAGAATGTCCTACACAGTGATAAGCCCCAGTGTTCCTATGGTCCATTTCAGCACAGTCAAGGTGGGCGCATCTGTCCAGAGCAAGTAGCAGTCATCCTTAATAGTCCTTTTAAATGAGCAAAATAGTCATAGCGTCTGGTCATCCAGGTTTACATCAATGAAGGAGCCAAACCATCGCAGTGCCAGAAGGTAGTCGCAATGCCGTCACAGAAGTAGCCATCTGATTTTCATACCTGAAGGACTTGCACAAGTATGATGGTTCGTTTGATTGGTGTGGTGAACTTGTGCACGCCCTTCAGGTATGAAACGATGGCCCCATCTATGAAATAACTGTTGAAATAGCCAGCTGAAGAAGGCCATTGATGCTGAAAACATTCCTGGCATTGCAATTATCTTCTGGTATCGCCGTCATTAGACTCTTTAATTGATGGAAGTCTGGATGATCCGACACTAAAACTATTTTGCCCACTTAAAAAGACTGTGGACTATTGCTACTTGCTCTGGGTggatacaatctccttcccttctcctccccaaaataAATGCCCagtaaggcaggtggggctgagagagctctttcaggaaCTTCTCTTGAGCAGAGCAGCTCCGAAaggacttgtgactgacccaaggtcacccagcagctgcatgtggaggaggagtggggcacCAGACTTGTTCCTTAACAACTACACTAAAGGAGAGGACACCCAGCACTGCTTCAGAACTTTCTCCCTCCAGTCCTTCCCCTCTAATTGCCTGTCTGAGATTTCAACTCGTCTTTTCAGACCTAATGCATTTTTTGCAGTCTgtacttctcttccttccttccagtctcTCTGTTTCTACTCTCTATACATGACTACTGTTACACTAAAAAAGGCATGAATCACTCGCCTTATCAGACAGCACAAATGAGAGACAAGCCCTAAGGTGCAAACCTAAGAAGAGTCCTCAACTGCAACTTATTTAGAAGGGTACAACTCTGTTCTGGATTGTTCTGTAAGACACTTCTGTCACAGGTATGAGCAGGAGTTTAGGGGAACAGTTGCGGCCTTGGCCAAAAGGCCATGGAAGATGTTTCTGCAGCTCAGAAGCAGAGGAGGCCTGCTCTCTCAGCCTAGAGACCCAGAATGGAATTGCCTGGGGAGGGCTAAGAAACAAAGGAATACCACAATAACGTGGCCCTTGGTCAATTCAAAACTGTCTAACCCAAGTCAGGGGGGTTTAATTATACTTAGAAGTGGCTCCTTGTTTGAGACCTGCTTCTCTTTGGATACGATATTCGGGCAAGatatttttctgcatttttgTATTTGGTCTCCTGTAATTATCTACGTAGCAGTGGCGGATGATGTAGTTTTTCTAGAGGTTGTCAATTCATTCCCAGCATCATGCATGATTTTATCAATCTGTTCATATCCCTCTTAGTCCCCTTTTCCTTCCCACTTACCATGGATGACTAATTGAGGATGAATCCCTTCTGCAGACTCTCAGCGCTCTCTTGCAATGGGGAATCTCATGGTCTTTTTGCTGTCTTTGCCACCCGGTCACAGGATCACATTGTGCACAAAGCTGGAAGCCGCAGACAGCGGGGAATGGTCTCTCTCCATCTCCAAGGCCCAGGAGGAGTCTCTGCAGCCGGCCTGGTGTGAGGCTGAAGTTGCCTTCGTTGGCCCTGGGGGATTTGAGGAGGCTGCTGGAGGGGGAATGACGGTGTCCCTGCGGAAAGCTCAGGGAATTGGTCCCCCCTGAATGGGCTTTAACCCTCTTGGGGGCTTGACGGAGCCGTGCACAATGGATGGTGCCTTGAAATAAGTTTCCTTAGTGAAAACTGTACATGACGTGAGGTGGGTTTTGAATAGGGAGATCTTGAAAAAGGATAGGctcttcccattttttaaaaataatttgtatatattttaactgtgttttttaattgttttaattatgtcaAGTCAAATCAAGTTCGCCTTTATCggtataaaatatataatatatatcagagcaaattggttaaaaacagataaaatgaaacgattgcatacatatacatcaggaaaagcataaacataaactatttctatgagatcctctggcatgcctttagaacagaataaagaaacttagtcACCTTCTTAGTGAcgctagatgaagtatcgttcaaaagactatagaccttaagtgcatcagaacaatcaaccatgctaacgaaaagaggatgtaaagacttgtgacgaagatctgtatacaaattgcaatacagaagaatatgagtaactgacttcACAcgtttttgcttacagagacagtatctgactgagtaggctgtcttgttaaatctgccataaagaatggcagagggcatggcattgcatctggcaagggaaaaagctctacgttgctgtggcacctgcaagacagatagtgatgaggccattttcccagaactaagagagatctcaaaactcagtggggaacaagttttcttagccagactgtagaGGTCTTGgcactcaatatctagcaacctggttttaatttgttggactgcggtggtgaaggacagcatggacgaTAGTTCTAGGGACAAACCCATAGCTTTaattacgtgtgtgtgtgtggggggggggggtatcttaacagttttaaaatgttatttttttaaaatatgtgttttAAAATATTACCCACCTCAGTGGCCTTTGCAAGGGCACAAAGGTAGGATaccaattttgtaaataaataaaggtccTAGTGGATCATAGGAGAAGGGAAACAGTGTTACAGATCCCAGCGGTATGGTCTGATGGGTCAGACTGgtgcatctgccacacacaaacagagcctctgcttggcatgcagaaggtcccgtgttcaatccttggcatttccagttaataagaccaggtggtaggtgatgtagAGAAAACCTCCatctgaaaccttggagagctggTCTCCCTGCAAACCCCTCATATACTGTGCTcatcattggggagggacggtggctcagtggtagagcatctttttggtgagcagaaggtcccaggttcagttagggtctgcttgggagggtgaccgcTAAGAATTTTCCTCCGTCACCTCCACCCAGTACAACAGGCGCACCCTAGAAATCCTATCAGAACTATACCGACTGAGCACCAGACATTTTAGGTTCAAAACCCTAAAGAATATTTATCGGTTCACCAAAGGctgagggataaaataatattaattagtcAATATTAAAACCCAAACAATTGGCAGGCAAAGGTTTAACTGAAAAGACAATCTCTGATCACCAGAGGTTTGTCAGGCTGAGATAATCTAAACTGGTCGGCTTTAGATAAAtacaacataagaacagaagcgaagccatgttggatcaggccaatggcccatccagtccagcactctgtgtcacagaagaacataagagaagccatgttg
This window encodes:
- the LOC132575829 gene encoding olfactory receptor 1F1-like, whose product is MGGRNQTPVVEFVFLGFSGIPNRHIYLFLPFLAIYLVTVLGNLMIFTLIQLDPSLRTPMYYFLSHLSFLDICISSVTVPKILVNFLRQRQTISYNQCMAQMFFLLSFTGAEAALLAVMACDRYAAICKPLHYSRLMSPKVCTILALATWIWGALNSTLQTMLSTMLSFCGVNQIDHIFCDIPPLLKIACNDAHVNEITVHIASYIVAGGPFFFILLSYSLILSSILKIRSTTGKHKAFSTCGSHLLVVVIYYGNALVNYNRSSAGYSLETDTLVSIMYCMVSPMLNPLIYSLRNKEVKGALKNIVGGQKKPLCFHHTTSWGK